One genomic segment of Paenibacillus xylanexedens includes these proteins:
- a CDS encoding M23 family metallopeptidase — translation MSVNPFEGYRITSSFGYRIHPIHGGQTFHRGIDLVTEPWNGPVYAFMEGRVRFASEGVTGSGFGGYGLTVALQDHRGYLHCYAHLSRIAVTVGQRVKRGQLIGNQGSTGQSTGPHVHYEIRKTSAPSYGYTPSDDGVTEPGAYLQAEYGTASQEEEAPPMTTEQKKIFEAMQKTLEIQGGWIQQQEQLSNMDCPAWAQQAFDYYRPFIMNDKGSYEFWRLLVIMYRKEKGIQVHSDSDI, via the coding sequence ATGAGCGTAAACCCTTTCGAGGGCTATCGGATTACAAGTTCATTCGGCTATCGAATTCATCCCATTCATGGTGGACAGACATTTCACCGCGGAATTGATCTCGTGACAGAGCCCTGGAATGGCCCCGTCTACGCCTTTATGGAAGGTAGGGTACGTTTTGCTTCCGAAGGAGTTACAGGCTCCGGATTCGGCGGTTACGGGCTTACCGTTGCTCTTCAAGATCATCGTGGCTACTTGCATTGTTATGCTCACCTTTCGCGAATTGCCGTAACCGTTGGGCAGCGGGTGAAGCGAGGCCAGCTTATCGGTAATCAGGGAAGCACGGGTCAGAGTACTGGCCCGCATGTACATTATGAGATTCGTAAAACAAGTGCACCATCTTACGGGTATACACCCAGCGATGATGGTGTGACGGAACCGGGTGCATATCTACAGGCCGAATACGGAACTGCATCTCAGGAAGAGGAGGCTCCGCCGATGACCACTGAGCAGAAGAAAATATTTGAAGCCATGCAGAAAACGCTGGAGATTCAAGGGGGATGGATTCAGCAACAGGAGCAACTATCCAATATGGATTGTCCCGCATGGGCGCAGCAAGCATTTGATTATTATCGACCGTTTATTATGAACGACAAAGGCAGTTATGAATTCTGGAGATTACTTGTTATCATGTACCGCAAGGAAAAGGGCATCCAGGTTCATTCGGATTCCGACATATAG
- a CDS encoding HD-GYP domain-containing protein, whose protein sequence is MRVHVTDLKPGDLLQNDVYNSSGLHMLMKGSTLSEDDLSKLLQHGIEYADVEHTPSDLHSDAQTLPSDQTRLLTNLFNDTIKGTESLFQQAMEKGFIDETQVDEILFTLTEQLEKQKDVVSLLLMLDGDSDYTYNHSLQVGMLAFYIAGWMGYNPEECLTVAKAGYLHDIGKSKIPSEMLHKPGKLTTEEFDEMKKHTFYGYDIIKESTQDEILATVALQHHEREDGSGYPHGLRGDEIHPYARITAVADVYSAMTTNRVYQTKQELISVLCELYSLSFGQLNAEATQELIKHMLPNFIGKRVLLTTGQTGLIVMNNPADYFRPLVQTSTAFIDLAKERDIAIVEIYVQ, encoded by the coding sequence GTGAGAGTGCATGTTACTGATCTTAAACCGGGTGACCTGTTACAAAATGATGTATACAACAGTTCGGGTCTCCACATGCTGATGAAAGGTTCCACCCTCAGTGAAGATGACCTATCCAAACTGTTGCAACATGGAATCGAGTACGCAGATGTAGAACACACACCATCCGACCTACACTCTGATGCACAAACCTTACCTTCCGATCAAACCCGTCTGTTAACTAATTTGTTTAACGATACGATCAAAGGTACTGAATCTCTATTTCAACAAGCGATGGAGAAGGGTTTTATTGATGAGACACAGGTCGATGAGATTTTGTTTACCCTAACAGAACAGTTGGAAAAACAAAAAGATGTTGTCTCCTTGTTGCTTATGCTGGACGGGGATAGCGATTATACGTACAACCATTCATTGCAAGTCGGAATGCTCGCTTTTTATATCGCCGGCTGGATGGGTTACAATCCCGAGGAATGTCTAACGGTAGCCAAAGCAGGATATCTTCATGATATCGGCAAGTCCAAGATTCCTTCTGAAATGTTACATAAACCTGGTAAATTGACCACGGAAGAATTTGACGAAATGAAGAAGCACACATTCTATGGGTACGATATCATTAAAGAATCCACACAGGATGAAATTCTGGCAACGGTTGCACTTCAGCATCATGAGCGCGAGGATGGAAGTGGTTATCCTCATGGACTGCGAGGAGACGAGATCCACCCATATGCCCGTATAACTGCTGTAGCAGACGTTTACAGCGCCATGACGACGAATCGGGTATACCAGACCAAACAGGAACTGATCTCTGTTCTGTGTGAGCTGTACAGCCTCAGCTTCGGTCAGTTAAATGCTGAAGCAACACAGGAACTGATCAAGCACATGCTGCCTAATTTTATCGGTAAAAGGGTTCTGCTCACCACGGGTCAGACGGGACTCATTGTCATGAACAATCCTGCGGATTATTTCCGACCACTCGTTCAGACCTCTACAGCCTTTATCGATTTAGCGAAAGAAAGAGATATTGCTATCGTTGAGATTTATGTACAGTAA
- a CDS encoding molybdenum cofactor biosynthesis protein has protein sequence MKLTIQLFAGIAERLNTSLLEFEYIGDIPTATDLKEKLSLAYPEAASQIRTSFLAVNQQYAPADTILSSEDELALIPPVSGGDGTDISDEQLRSTVPEHRTEDGLFLITESTLSVEATTALVITPNHGAALTFVGTTREMTGEQRTVHLEYEAYVPMALSQMAAIGVEISDRWPGVLCAISHRIGKVDVAEISVVIAVSSPHRNDCYDASRYAIERLKQTVPIWKKEIWEDGSEWKGHQLGPWNPMEN, from the coding sequence ATGAAATTGACAATTCAACTATTTGCAGGCATTGCAGAACGTTTAAATACATCCCTTCTGGAGTTTGAGTACATTGGAGACATTCCAACCGCTACCGATTTAAAAGAAAAACTGAGTCTGGCCTACCCAGAGGCAGCTTCTCAGATAAGGACATCCTTTTTGGCAGTTAACCAGCAGTACGCTCCTGCCGATACTATACTTAGCTCAGAAGATGAACTTGCGTTGATCCCTCCCGTCTCTGGAGGCGATGGTACGGATATATCCGATGAACAGCTTCGCTCTACCGTTCCAGAGCATCGGACTGAAGATGGCTTATTTCTAATTACAGAGTCCACCTTGTCCGTGGAAGCAACAACGGCGCTAGTGATTACCCCGAATCACGGGGCAGCTCTTACTTTTGTAGGTACGACTCGTGAAATGACCGGTGAACAGCGCACCGTTCATCTTGAATACGAGGCCTATGTGCCGATGGCTCTTTCTCAGATGGCAGCCATTGGTGTGGAAATCTCCGATCGCTGGCCTGGCGTGTTATGTGCAATCAGTCACCGAATCGGGAAAGTGGATGTAGCAGAGATTAGTGTAGTCATTGCTGTTTCCTCGCCTCATCGCAACGACTGTTATGATGCAAGCCGTTACGCCATAGAGAGACTGAAACAGACCGTTCCGATCTGGAAAAAGGAAATTTGGGAAGATGGATCTGAATGGAAGGGACATCAATTAGGACCATGGAACCCCATGGAGAACTAA
- a CDS encoding bifunctional metallophosphatase/5'-nucleotidase: protein MSTREKQTLTILHTNDIHSHFGSMSTIAAMINEERDQVGNFLVLDIGDHMDRMAVETEGTLGTANVDVINLTGYDAITIGNNEGLTFTPDQLSQSYAGLLCPVVCGNVVEQDTGLAPVWMKPSLIVEKGPFRVGLLGATAPFTTFYELLGWDVLDPVESLRAQVEALRDEVDVVVILSHLGLSTDRRLAEQITGIDVILGGHTHHVLEEPLVIGQTVLGAAGKFGQWLGKVVLERTSVGEPLQLVSSGCMAAKSILLDDQVALAIATNRTEAERTLNQTAVITDRVLPITYDRESPFATLLAQAVRHFTGAQLSLVNAGQLLGELPQGNITKGMLHSLCPSPINACTICLSGSHIREALEQSLLDEFSGKPIVGFGFRGHILGTLCMDGMEVQYNPDAPAYEKIQAISINGEPMDEQCEYIVGTLDMFTFNVGYPPLAHGTRTLYHLPEFIRDLLETEIKRPGALDDSLRARWRQS from the coding sequence ATGAGCACCAGGGAGAAGCAAACGTTAACGATTCTGCACACCAACGACATTCATAGCCACTTCGGCTCCATGAGCACCATCGCCGCTATGATCAATGAGGAACGTGACCAGGTTGGCAACTTCCTTGTATTGGATATCGGCGATCATATGGACCGTATGGCCGTTGAGACAGAAGGGACGCTGGGGACGGCTAATGTTGATGTTATTAACCTGACGGGCTACGATGCCATTACAATCGGTAACAACGAAGGACTAACCTTTACGCCAGATCAGCTCTCGCAGTCCTACGCTGGACTTCTGTGTCCTGTGGTATGCGGCAATGTTGTGGAGCAAGATACTGGCCTTGCGCCAGTGTGGATGAAACCTTCTCTGATTGTGGAGAAAGGTCCATTTCGCGTTGGTCTGCTGGGGGCAACGGCCCCTTTTACCACGTTTTACGAATTGCTCGGGTGGGATGTTCTGGACCCTGTGGAGTCATTAAGAGCTCAAGTGGAAGCATTACGTGATGAAGTGGATGTGGTGGTTATTCTTTCACATCTGGGGCTTTCGACAGATCGTAGACTGGCGGAGCAAATTACTGGAATCGATGTTATTCTCGGTGGACATACCCATCATGTTCTCGAAGAACCCTTAGTCATTGGTCAGACTGTGCTGGGTGCAGCTGGAAAATTTGGCCAATGGCTTGGGAAAGTGGTTCTGGAACGAACAAGTGTGGGAGAACCTCTCCAACTGGTAAGTAGCGGTTGTATGGCTGCCAAGAGTATATTACTGGATGATCAGGTCGCGTTGGCAATCGCTACGAATCGTACGGAGGCTGAAAGGACACTCAATCAGACGGCAGTGATAACGGATCGGGTGCTGCCCATCACGTACGACCGGGAATCCCCGTTTGCTACCTTGCTTGCACAAGCTGTTCGTCATTTCACGGGGGCACAGCTGTCTCTGGTGAATGCAGGTCAGCTTCTCGGAGAGCTTCCACAAGGTAATATTACAAAAGGAATGTTGCATTCCCTATGTCCATCTCCTATAAATGCTTGTACAATATGCTTGAGTGGAAGTCATATTCGTGAAGCACTTGAGCAGTCCTTGTTGGACGAGTTTTCAGGTAAGCCCATTGTGGGATTTGGTTTTCGTGGTCATATTCTAGGCACGTTATGTATGGACGGAATGGAAGTTCAATACAATCCAGATGCGCCAGCCTATGAGAAGATCCAGGCCATATCCATCAATGGGGAGCCTATGGACGAACAATGTGAGTATATTGTTGGGACACTGGACATGTTTACGTTCAATGTGGGGTATCCTCCTCTTGCTCATGGAACCCGTACGCTCTATCATCTTCCGGAATTCATACGCGATTTGCTGGAAACGGAAATAAAACGACCAGGGGCTCTGGACGACAGCCTGCGAGCCCGCTGGCGTCAAAGCTAA
- a CDS encoding HD-GYP domain-containing protein encodes MRLVHINLLQPGMKLGKRIYSEEGLVLLSEDVELTSRLIGRLKDLGVGYVYIKDAATEDIIVPEMLQEETRRKALVEIKQQFQSMSGMKTKNRIPHFGKALSGVMNTILEDIGSQKEAMIMLMDMNSSDFDLYNHSLNVCVYTLVLGVASGYTRQQLMEVGLGALLHDIGKTQIAPEILHKPSRLSDEEFKIIQQHTTYGHRILKDEPGIPLLSAHCALQHHERIDGSGYPFGLKDKEIHEYAKWIALADSYDAMTTNRVYKQALLPHQAVEVLYTGSGTLYEQRMLERFRDCVAIYPVGLSVTLSTGEVGVVAAIHPRVPQRPLIRVLKDADGQTLSSPYEINLSTALSVMITGVEGVEDTPSAAQSERLES; translated from the coding sequence GTGCGTTTAGTACATATAAACTTATTGCAGCCTGGCATGAAGCTGGGGAAACGTATTTATAGTGAAGAAGGCCTTGTATTACTTAGTGAGGATGTAGAGCTAACCAGTCGATTGATTGGACGCCTTAAGGATCTCGGAGTCGGTTATGTGTATATTAAAGATGCTGCGACAGAGGACATCATCGTTCCTGAAATGTTGCAGGAAGAGACCCGAAGGAAAGCACTGGTCGAGATCAAGCAGCAATTTCAGAGCATGTCGGGAATGAAAACGAAGAATCGGATTCCTCATTTCGGTAAAGCGCTTAGTGGTGTAATGAATACCATTCTGGAGGACATCGGCAGCCAAAAGGAAGCCATGATTATGCTGATGGACATGAACTCCAGTGATTTTGACCTGTATAATCATTCGCTGAATGTATGTGTGTATACACTGGTTCTTGGTGTCGCTTCGGGTTACACACGCCAGCAATTAATGGAGGTTGGTCTGGGTGCCTTACTGCATGATATTGGCAAGACACAGATTGCACCAGAAATTCTGCATAAGCCTTCCAGATTAAGTGACGAGGAATTTAAAATCATTCAGCAGCACACTACATATGGACATCGTATTCTCAAAGACGAACCAGGTATACCGCTTCTATCTGCACATTGTGCATTGCAGCACCATGAGCGAATTGATGGCAGCGGATATCCCTTTGGGCTGAAGGATAAAGAGATTCATGAGTATGCCAAGTGGATTGCGCTTGCTGATTCGTATGATGCCATGACAACGAATCGAGTCTACAAGCAAGCCTTGCTGCCACATCAGGCCGTAGAGGTGCTGTATACGGGCTCAGGAACGCTTTATGAACAACGAATGCTGGAGAGATTCAGGGATTGTGTAGCGATCTACCCCGTGGGTCTATCGGTCACGCTCAGTACGGGAGAGGTTGGGGTAGTTGCAGCGATTCATCCACGTGTTCCTCAACGTCCACTTATCCGGGTGCTCAAGGATGCCGACGGCCAGACCTTATCTTCGCCCTACGAAATTAACCTGTCTACAGCACTGTCTGTGATGATCACAGGTGTAGAGGGTGTGGAGGATACACCTTCAGCGGCTCAAAGTGAACGGTTGGAAAGTTGA
- the yfkAB gene encoding radical SAM/CxCxxxxC motif protein YfkAB, whose amino-acid sequence MTMLNSGSVQPMPLSPTNDPWDPIGSLRTYGRHVLTSVEMTVTHLCNMRCEHCAVGDMLTMREAPALPLPLMLKRLDEVEHLQTISLTGGEPSFSQKTVDEMIIPLLKYAKERGIRSQINSNLTLDISRYEQLLPYLDVMHISFNYLNADDFHQVGFANSGRPVKREVAVKMYEKMIENSRKLSEAGMFISAESMINFRTHDKLDGIHQLIREMGCVRHEVHPMYNSNFASSLPVLSLDHMRAAIHRLLDVRDKDMWMLFGTLPFFACSAAEQDRELINRLYSEPNVTVRNDPDGRNRVNVNMFTGNVYVTDFADIPAFGNIRDRKLDDVFHEWSAEHPLNQTVNCHCDIASCCGPNLLVADMYYKGVDFKSRKAITR is encoded by the coding sequence ATGACCATGCTAAACTCAGGATCGGTACAACCGATGCCTTTATCTCCAACGAATGATCCGTGGGATCCGATTGGCTCTCTGCGTACATATGGACGCCATGTGTTGACCAGTGTAGAAATGACTGTGACACATCTATGCAACATGCGGTGTGAGCACTGTGCCGTAGGAGATATGCTTACGATGCGTGAAGCGCCGGCTCTTCCATTACCGCTGATGCTGAAACGATTGGATGAAGTGGAGCATCTGCAGACGATTAGTCTGACGGGTGGCGAGCCAAGCTTTAGCCAGAAAACAGTGGATGAGATGATCATCCCGCTGCTCAAATATGCCAAGGAACGTGGAATTCGTTCCCAGATCAATTCGAATTTAACGCTGGATATCAGCCGATATGAGCAACTTTTGCCGTATCTGGACGTTATGCATATCTCGTTCAACTACCTGAATGCTGACGATTTCCATCAAGTCGGATTTGCAAATAGTGGCAGACCTGTGAAACGTGAAGTCGCGGTGAAGATGTATGAGAAAATGATTGAAAATTCCCGCAAATTAAGTGAAGCAGGCATGTTTATCTCTGCCGAGTCCATGATTAACTTTCGTACACACGACAAGCTGGATGGTATTCATCAATTGATTCGTGAGATGGGCTGTGTTCGTCACGAAGTGCATCCAATGTATAATTCGAACTTTGCTTCTTCACTGCCCGTGTTATCACTGGACCATATGAGAGCAGCGATACATCGTTTGCTTGATGTGCGTGATAAAGATATGTGGATGCTCTTTGGTACTCTGCCATTCTTCGCGTGTAGTGCAGCAGAGCAGGATCGGGAACTGATCAACCGTTTATACAGCGAACCAAATGTGACGGTACGTAATGATCCGGACGGACGCAACCGCGTTAACGTCAACATGTTCACGGGTAATGTGTATGTGACGGATTTTGCGGACATCCCGGCGTTTGGCAACATTCGTGATCGTAAACTGGATGATGTGTTCCATGAATGGTCAGCTGAACATCCGTTGAATCAAACGGTAAACTGCCATTGTGATATCGCATCCTGTTGCGGACCAAACCTGCTGGTGGCAGATATGTATTACAAGGGTGTGGATTTCAAATCGAGAAAGGCAATCACACGTTGA
- a CDS encoding hemolysin family protein yields MDIHTEFHLGQLVFNLVCVFLLVFLNGVFVAAEFSLVKVRQTRLTQLQSEGNRMAGYALKVNSKLDSYLSATQFGITLTSLGLGWLGEPAISELLVEPLMFKLGVGDTGLISTVSVIIGFCIITFLHIVLGELAPKSLAIQKTDGVALFLSAPLLLFYKIFFPFIWVLNVSANALLRLAGIEPASEGEAHSEDELRILMKQSAKSGVIDKDEIKLMDNIFDFSDMLAREVMLPRTDMDCLYTHMSLEENLEIINATKHSRYPVAVEDKDEIIGFIHITDLLLAKPEQQHDLGSLVRPILNVPESMEISHVLRLMQKKHSQMTLVVDEYGGTAGLLTAEEILEEIVGDLYDEFEDERPHMERSGDSFSIDGRSLIEEVHKWTGAIIEDEEVDTIGGWLFKELGGNPTKGKTQELNGYVFEVEESTRLRITRVRVYKKSVPQDMNSEENPAE; encoded by the coding sequence TTGGATATTCATACCGAATTTCATCTTGGGCAGCTGGTATTTAATCTGGTCTGTGTCTTTTTGCTCGTATTTTTGAATGGCGTATTTGTCGCAGCGGAATTTTCCCTTGTGAAAGTAAGGCAGACACGCTTAACTCAATTGCAGAGTGAAGGAAATCGTATGGCTGGTTATGCACTGAAGGTGAATAGTAAACTGGATTCCTATCTATCGGCAACTCAGTTCGGGATTACGCTGACATCGCTTGGACTCGGGTGGCTGGGAGAACCGGCCATCTCCGAATTGCTCGTTGAGCCACTCATGTTTAAACTTGGTGTAGGAGATACAGGGCTTATTTCGACCGTGTCGGTCATTATCGGTTTTTGTATCATTACGTTTCTGCATATTGTGCTAGGTGAGCTTGCACCTAAATCGTTAGCTATTCAAAAAACAGACGGAGTGGCATTGTTTTTATCTGCACCTTTGCTGTTGTTCTACAAAATCTTCTTCCCGTTCATCTGGGTTCTGAATGTATCGGCCAATGCATTGCTGCGTCTGGCAGGTATCGAACCTGCCAGTGAAGGTGAAGCTCACTCGGAAGATGAACTTCGTATTCTGATGAAGCAGAGTGCCAAAAGTGGTGTCATCGATAAAGATGAGATCAAACTGATGGATAACATCTTTGATTTCTCCGATATGCTGGCACGTGAAGTGATGCTGCCACGTACAGACATGGATTGTCTGTACACACATATGTCTTTGGAAGAGAACCTGGAGATCATTAATGCAACCAAACATTCCCGGTATCCCGTAGCAGTAGAAGACAAGGATGAGATCATTGGATTTATACACATCACCGATCTGTTACTGGCTAAACCGGAGCAACAACATGATCTGGGTTCACTCGTCCGTCCAATCTTAAACGTTCCTGAATCCATGGAAATCAGTCATGTGCTGCGTCTGATGCAGAAGAAACATTCTCAGATGACGCTGGTTGTGGATGAATATGGCGGCACAGCTGGATTGCTGACTGCGGAAGAAATTCTGGAAGAGATTGTTGGAGACTTGTATGACGAGTTTGAGGATGAGCGTCCGCATATGGAACGCAGTGGAGATTCATTCTCCATTGATGGTCGTTCGCTTATTGAAGAAGTTCATAAGTGGACCGGAGCCATCATTGAGGATGAAGAAGTGGATACCATCGGCGGATGGCTATTTAAAGAGCTTGGGGGCAATCCAACCAAGGGGAAAACGCAGGAGCTGAATGGGTACGTTTTTGAAGTGGAAGAATCGACTCGCTTGCGAATTACCCGGGTTCGAGTGTACAAGAAATCTGTCCCTCAAGACATGAATTCGGAAGAAAATCCAGCAGAATAG
- a CDS encoding spore coat associated protein CotJA — translation MKDPQLRAYAPFVGPFDPCPPVEIRTYLVPPQLFIPFQPMGWPQYSPAEALRLGTLWPALYSPYTPARSKGRKVEVDGT, via the coding sequence GTGAAAGATCCGCAACTTCGTGCTTACGCCCCTTTTGTGGGGCCGTTTGATCCTTGTCCGCCAGTAGAGATTCGGACGTATCTGGTACCTCCGCAGTTATTTATTCCATTTCAGCCCATGGGTTGGCCGCAGTACAGCCCGGCGGAAGCGTTGAGATTGGGAACCTTATGGCCTGCATTATACAGCCCTTATACACCAGCTAGATCGAAGGGAAGGAAGGTGGAAGTGGATGGAACCTGA
- a CDS encoding spore coat protein CotJB, with amino-acid sequence MEPEVPKPCDAKYYELLEELQALDFVLVELNLYLDTHPGDFQSIEQYNKFSQERMRVAHEFQQLYGPLMNFGHAFSKYPWEWSQTPWPWQV; translated from the coding sequence ATGGAACCTGAAGTGCCGAAACCCTGTGACGCTAAATACTACGAATTGCTTGAAGAACTTCAGGCGCTGGATTTCGTGTTAGTGGAACTGAATCTGTACCTGGACACCCATCCGGGAGACTTCCAAAGCATTGAGCAGTACAACAAGTTCAGCCAGGAGCGAATGCGGGTAGCCCATGAATTTCAGCAGTTGTACGGACCGTTGATGAACTTTGGGCATGCTTTCTCCAAATATCCTTGGGAATGGTCTCAGACGCCCTGGCCATGGCAAGTGTGA
- a CDS encoding manganese catalase family protein: MWVYEKKLQYPVRVSKCDPRMAKLLMEQYGGADGELAAALRYLNQRYTIPDKIIGLLTDIATEEFSHLEMIATMIYKLTKDASVDQLEEAGLGPNYAQRDSALFYTNSSGVPFTAAYIAAKGDPIADLYEDIAAEEKARATYQWLIDLTDDVDLQDSLKFLREREIVHSLRFREAVEILKDDRETKKIF; encoded by the coding sequence ATGTGGGTGTATGAGAAAAAACTGCAATATCCCGTAAGGGTTAGTAAATGTGATCCTCGTATGGCGAAATTGCTGATGGAACAATATGGCGGTGCCGATGGGGAGTTGGCCGCTGCCCTTCGATATCTGAATCAGCGTTATACGATTCCAGACAAGATTATCGGTCTGCTGACGGATATTGCTACAGAGGAATTTTCTCATCTGGAGATGATTGCCACCATGATCTACAAGTTGACCAAGGACGCGTCGGTGGATCAACTGGAAGAAGCGGGACTTGGGCCGAACTATGCTCAACGCGATTCTGCCTTGTTTTATACCAATTCCTCCGGTGTACCCTTTACAGCTGCTTACATTGCTGCAAAGGGCGATCCGATTGCGGATCTGTACGAGGACATTGCAGCAGAAGAGAAAGCCCGGGCTACATATCAATGGTTGATCGACCTGACCGATGACGTGGATCTGCAGGATAGTCTGAAGTTTCTAAGGGAACGCGAGATCGTGCATTCCTTGCGTTTTCGGGAGGCTGTAGAAATCCTGAAAGACGATCGGGAGACAAAGAAGATTTTCTGA
- a CDS encoding 3-oxoacyl-[acyl-carrier-protein] synthase III C-terminal domain-containing protein codes for MAGIRIVDIDIYHPATKVHNDFYIEHFDARGVDIRGLLQALGRDTRYKIDNDDENSLSMAYEAVSNLLEKTGLTGADIDLIAYASQTPEYIFPTNSLMIHRLINGASHTICIDSNANCAGMTAAFEQVSRQMLGNPRIRRALIIGSDYVAPHASPDDPVYFANFGDAAAAVIVERDEHAVGFIDSIYQTDTCVYGNSLFPAQGLAKLGKTGVDAGAFHVKFIPFDDSICVDAASESIRTLLIRNEIAPDEIRAACFSQLSISNIRAVSENVGIGDDIAVYIGDEFGYTSTSSPFIALHRAVTTGQIQRGDKVLFWTVGAGWQNVAMVVEY; via the coding sequence ATGGCCGGAATTCGTATTGTAGATATCGATATCTATCATCCAGCAACCAAGGTGCACAATGATTTCTATATTGAACATTTTGACGCAAGGGGTGTAGATATTCGTGGATTGTTACAGGCACTTGGTCGTGATACACGTTATAAAATTGACAACGATGACGAAAATTCACTAAGCATGGCCTATGAGGCAGTCAGTAACCTACTGGAAAAAACCGGACTAACCGGTGCAGATATTGATCTGATTGCTTATGCAAGCCAAACGCCAGAATACATCTTTCCTACGAATTCCCTGATGATCCATCGCCTGATTAACGGAGCTTCTCACACGATCTGTATTGACAGTAACGCGAACTGTGCAGGCATGACCGCTGCTTTCGAACAGGTTAGCCGGCAGATGCTGGGCAATCCTCGAATTCGCCGGGCATTAATCATCGGCTCGGATTACGTCGCTCCTCACGCCAGTCCCGATGATCCCGTGTACTTCGCCAATTTCGGTGATGCAGCAGCGGCGGTTATTGTAGAGCGGGATGAACATGCTGTCGGTTTCATTGATTCCATCTATCAGACGGATACCTGTGTGTATGGTAATTCTCTTTTTCCTGCACAAGGCTTGGCAAAGCTGGGCAAAACGGGTGTAGATGCGGGTGCCTTTCATGTGAAATTCATCCCATTTGATGATTCCATCTGTGTGGATGCTGCTTCAGAGTCCATTCGTACCTTGCTGATCCGTAACGAGATTGCTCCAGATGAGATCAGAGCCGCCTGCTTCTCCCAGCTATCCATTAGTAACATTCGGGCTGTATCCGAGAACGTCGGCATTGGTGACGATATTGCCGTCTATATCGGAGATGAGTTCGGATATACCTCAACCAGCAGTCCATTCATCGCATTACATCGAGCGGTTACAACCGGTCAGATTCAGCGTGGTGACAAAGTTCTGTTCTGGACCGTTGGAGCCGGGTGGCAAAATGTTGCCATGGTGGTTGAATATTAG
- a CDS encoding carboxymuconolactone decarboxylase family protein produces MSEHVAQGLDRFAKLSGEYGARALAPIKEHFPELSEFIMGMAYGDIFQRTTITDQWKEVAIISSLITQGQYEQLGVHYTMALSVGVTVDQLKGILLHLAPCVGAPRIISAFNILLATLDEIQ; encoded by the coding sequence ATGAGTGAACATGTAGCCCAGGGACTGGACCGTTTCGCCAAACTTTCTGGGGAGTACGGCGCAAGAGCTCTCGCACCCATCAAAGAACATTTTCCCGAATTGTCGGAATTTATTATGGGGATGGCATACGGGGATATTTTTCAGCGCACCACGATTACGGATCAATGGAAGGAAGTTGCTATCATCTCTTCGTTGATCACCCAAGGACAGTATGAACAATTGGGGGTACATTACACGATGGCTCTGAGCGTGGGAGTGACGGTGGATCAGCTCAAGGGAATATTGCTACATCTGGCACCATGTGTGGGTGCTCCGCGCATCATTAGTGCATTTAATATTTTGCTTGCCACCTTGGATGAAATACAGTAA